The Solanum pennellii chromosome 11, SPENNV200 genome contains a region encoding:
- the LOC107003540 gene encoding putative clathrin assembly protein At1g03050, which produces MAPSKLRKAIGAVKDQTTISLAKVGGSNCLSDLEVAIVKATRHQEYPPEERHIREILSLTAYSQANIGACVDNISRRLGKTKNWVVALKSIMLIHRLLSDGDPSYEQEIFFATRRGTRLLNMSEFRDTRSNSWDYSALVRTYSLYLDEQLEYRMQSRRGKRSAYAYDEDLDNVDPETVAVKQPTPLREMKNEHIFSRMQYLVQLLDRFLACRPAGLARNNRTVFVALYPLVNESFQIYYQITEIISVLIDKFHGLSIPESVKVHETFCRINKQYVDLEQFYNWCKTVGIGRSSEYPDIENISKKKLDLIDEFIREKSILEQNGNEKRYEPKSEIVEETQELEPEPEPEPEQAMNEIKALPPPEGIPEEIMEEKPEEESEEVAKTQDVVDFLNLGEDALTMEQHGDQLALALFDGGGPATDGPSTTTSPWEAFNNSGDWETALVQHTSHLSNQKASLPGGFNTLMLDGMYQQGAVAQVVASSGVVATGSASSVALGSAGRPAMLALPAPPSADGGAQSTTGTTTDPFAASLAIAPPSYVQMSEMEKKQRLLVDEQVMWQQYQKDGMQGQVGLARTTQSNPYAYNTGGYTQTF; this is translated from the exons ATGGCACCAAGCAAACTTAGAAAAGCAATTGGGGCTGTGAAGGACCAAACAACCATAAGTCTAGCAAAGGTAGGAGGAAGCAATTGTTTGTCCGATTTAGAAGTTGCGATTGTTAAGGCAACAAGACACCAAGAGTATCCGCCCGAGGAGAGGCATATTCGCGAGATACTAAGCTTGACTGCTTATTCTCAAGCCAATATTGGTGCTTGTGTTGATAACATTTCGAGACGTCTTGGAAAGACAAAGAATTGGGTTGTGGCGCTTAAGTCAATAATGTTGATCCATAGATTGCTATCCGATGGCGATCCATCCTATGAGCAGGAGATTTTTTTTGCCACGAGACGAGGAACAAGGCTTCTTAACATGTCTGAGTTTCGAGATACCAGATCTAATTCATGGGACTACTCTGCACTTGTTCGTACCTATTCTTTATACCTTGATGAACAACTTGAGTATAGGATGCAGAGTCGGCGTGGAAAGCGCAGTGCCTATGCCTATGATGAAGATTTAGACAATGTTGATCCTGAAACTGTCGCGGTGAAACAACCCACTCCTTTgagagaaatgaaaaatgagcaCATTTTTTCAAGGATGCAATATCTCGTCCAACTTCTTGACCGATTTTTAGCTTGTAGACCTGCAG GTTTGGCAAGGAACAACAGAACTGTATTTGTGGCACTATATCCACTTGTGAATGAAAGTTTCCAGATATATTATCAAATAACAGAAATAATAAGTGTCTTGATTGATAAGTTCCATGGACTATCCATTCCCGAGTCTGTCAAGGTTCACGAGACCTTCTGTCGTATTAACAAACAATATGTTGATCTTGAACAGTTCTATAATTGGTGTAAAACAGTTGGAATTGGACGATCTTCTGAATATCCAGATATTGAgaacatttcaaaaaagaaacTTGACCTTATCGATGAATTTATACGGGAGAAGTCCATATTGGAACAGAATGGGAATGAAAAGCGTTATGAACCTAAAAGTGAGATAGTTGAAGAAACTCAAGAGCTAGAGCCAGAACCAGAACCAGAACCCGAACAGGCGATGAATGAAATCAAGGCATTACCACCACCAGAGGGCATTCCTGAAGAAATAATGGAAGAGAAACCCGAAGAAGAAAGTGAAGAGGTGGCAAAAACCCAAGACGTAGTTGATTTTTTGAACTTGGGTGAAGATGCATTAACTATGGAACAACATGGAGATCAATTGGCTCTAGCACTCTTTGATGGTGGTGGTCCAGCAACTGATGGTCCTTCAACAACTACTTCACCATGGGAAGCGTTCAACAATTCAGGGGATTGGGAAACAGCACTTGTTCAGCACACGAGCCATTTGTCAAACCAGAAGGCTTCCCTTCCTGGAGGTTTCAACACATTAATGCTAGATGGAATGTATCAACAAGGAGCAGTAGCTCAAGTTGTAGCCAGCTCAGGTGTTGTAGCTACTGGAAGTGCTAGCAGTGTCGCGCTTGGATCAGCTGGTCGGCCAGCAATGCTAGCCTTGCCTGCACCTCCATCAGCAGACGGCGGAGCTCAAAGTACAACCGGTACAACCACTGATCCTTTTGCAGCATCACTGGCAATAGCTCCACCATCATATGTTCAAATGTCAGAAATGGAAAAGAAGCAGAGACTATTGGTAGATGAGCAAGTAATGTGGCAACAATATCAAAAGGATGGAATGCAAGGACAAGTAGGATTAGCAAGGACGACACAATCAAATCCTTATGCATACAACACAGGAGGTTACACACAAACCTTCTAG